The following are encoded in a window of Carya illinoinensis cultivar Pawnee chromosome 15, C.illinoinensisPawnee_v1, whole genome shotgun sequence genomic DNA:
- the LOC122296740 gene encoding uncharacterized protein LOC122296740: protein MLKDINDSELSFGEKVIIFGGDFRQILFVVPKGTRQQQIDTSLVSSYLWPKLTKIHLIENMSARLDPEFSKYILDLGNGLPPITINEHVRIPAVMLIPYKNDAASLDHLVDTVFHNISDYSANISSMMNRAILTPKNSYIDEINTLLIQRFPGELKQYYSFDETIDASEQAVMEDFLHTLTPNGLPPHELLLKQNYPIMLLRNINHSEGLCNGTRLICRNFDRNVIHAEIAVGHHSGKKVFIPRIPFLPNLDENSGFPFKRTQFPVKLSFAMSINKSQGQTLDFVGIYLSHPVFSHGQLYVLLSRAKTISTIKILIRPISTDESEKNCTKNIIYTDLLTLASSD, encoded by the coding sequence ATGCTAAAGGACATTAATGATTCAGAATTATCTTTTGGTGAAAAAGTTATCATATTTGGTGGAGATTTTCGTCAGATTCTATTTGTGGTCCCAAAAGGAACAAGACAACAACAGATTGATACTAGTTTAGTTTCTTCCTACTTATGGCCAAAATTGacaaaaattcatttgattGAAAATATGAGTGCAAGATTAGATCCAGAGTTTTCAAAATACATATTGGATTTAGGGAATGGGTTACCACCAATCACAATTAATGAACACGTCAGAATTCCTGCAGTCATGTTAattccatataaaaatgatgcTGCTTCTTTGGATCATTTGGTGGATActgtttttcataatatttctgaTTATTCAGCAAATATTTCAAGCATGATGAATCGAGCTATATTGACACCAAAAAATAGTTATATTGATGAAATAAACACTTTGCTGATTCAGAGATTTCCTGGAgagttaaaacaatattacAGTTTTGATGAAACAATCGACGCATCTGAACAAGCAGTCATGGAAGATTTCTTACACACTTTAACACCGAATGGACTTCCTCCACATGAATTATTGTTGAAACAAAACTATCCAATCATGTTATTGAGAAACATCAATCATTCAGAAGGACTATGCAATGGAACACGACTAATTTGTCGCAATTTTGATCGTAACGTTATTCATGCAGAAATTGCAGTTGGTCATCACAGTGGCAAAAAGGTTTTTATTCCAAGAATTCCATTTTTACCAAATCTTGATGAAAACAGTGGTTTCCCATTCAAACGAACTCAATTCCCTGTTAAACTAAGCTTTGCAATGAGTATAAACAAGTCACAAGGACAGACATTAGATTTTGTTGGGATATACTTGTCACATCCAGTTTTCTCACATGGACAATTATATGTACTTTTATCAAGAGCTAAGACTATTTCTACAATCAAGATTTTGATACGACCAATCTCAACTGATGAGTCAGAAAAAaactgcacaaaaaatattatctacACAGACTTATTAACATTGGCCTCCTCTGATTGA
- the LOC122296741 gene encoding uncharacterized protein LOC122296741, with translation MWRIFGFIINEVYPAVYSLHLHLGNQHQVTFHAHENLTNVMNSDFSTKSMLTEFFATNQVDQNVRKLLYKEFPEFYVWSQQYKIWTIRKKQVVIGRIVTANPFEGERYYLQMLLNHIRGHLSFDHLKTVNGILAPTFREAATMYGLLQRDDSLEECLYEASLYQMSFSLRRLFATILVYCNPTNPRDLWEHFKQDMSADFQLVESSSSTVRTETLRSISTIFESMGRNINSFHLIDQNIDFNQDEFLFREIDDELAIPILEENLHASTLLNCEQQNAYNSILQKVLSNETAIFFIDGRGGTGKTLLYKALLATIRTKQLIALATVSSGVAASILLGGRTAHS, from the coding sequence ATGTGGAGAATATTTGGGTTTATTATCAATGAGGTTTATCCAGCAGTCTATAGCTTACATTTACATCTTGGAAATCAACACCAGGTTACTTTCCATGCACATGAAAACTTAACAAATGTGATGAACTCTGACTTTTCAACAAAATCAATGCTAACTGAATTTTTCGCAACAAATCAAGTTGATCAGAATGTCAGAAAATTGTTATATAAAGAATTTcctgaattttatgtttggagcCAACAATACAAAATATGGACTATTCGGAAAAAACAAGTTGTGATAGGTCGAATTGTTACAGCAAATCCTTTTGAAGGAGAAAGGTATTATCTGCAGATGTTATTAAATCATATAAGAGGTCATTTATCATTTGATCATCTCAAAACTGTAAATGGTATCTTGGCCCCCACATTTCGTGAAGCTGCAACTATGTATGGTTTATTACAGAGAGATGACAGTTTAGAAGAATGCTTATATGAAGCCTCTCTTTACCAAATGTCTTTCAGTTTAAGAAgactatttgcaacaattttggtTTACTGTAATCCTACAAATCCAAGAGATCTTTGGGAACACTTTAAACAAGATATGTCTGCTGATTTTCAATTAGTTGAAAGTTCTTCATCAACTGTTAGAACTGAAACTTTACGCTCCATCTCCACAATATTTGAATCAATGGGTAGAAACATCAATTCGTTCCATCTCATCGACCAAAACATTGATTTTAATCAAGATGAGTTTTTGTTTAgagaaattgatgatgaattaGCTATTCCAATTCTAGAAGAAAATCTTCATGCATCAACACTGCTTAATTGCGAACAACAAAATGCTTATAATTCTATCTTACAAAAAGTTTTGTCAAATGAAACTGCCATATTCTTTATTGATGGTCGTGGTGGAACAGGAAAAACACTTTTATACAAAGCACTCCTTGCTACAATAAGAACAAAGCAATTAATTGCTCTTGCAACTGTTTCATCTGGTGTAGCTGCATCAATCTTACTTGGAGGTCGAACTGCACATTCATGA